One window of Alkaliphilus metalliredigens QYMF genomic DNA carries:
- the loaP gene encoding antiterminator LoaP, with product MPYPKRWRRRTIKKWYVVHVKSNEEMKAKKLVEKEIEDIKVIVPQRIIPEKRQGETRHVKKILFTGYLFLNVELDVDTYYKLKRIPSIHRFLGLEKPEAIPLEEMQRVLRLCNQGELIGLSKVIVKEGNKVQVVSGPLLGMEGHIIKVDKRKGRAKVCLSVLGDAKTVDLGIEIIKVSE from the coding sequence ATTCCATATCCAAAAAGATGGAGGCGAAGAACAATTAAAAAATGGTATGTAGTGCATGTAAAAAGCAATGAAGAAATGAAAGCAAAGAAGCTTGTGGAGAAAGAAATCGAAGATATCAAAGTGATCGTTCCACAAAGAATAATTCCTGAAAAAAGGCAAGGAGAGACCAGGCATGTTAAAAAGATATTGTTTACAGGCTATCTTTTTTTAAACGTAGAACTAGATGTAGATACATATTACAAATTGAAAAGGATACCAAGTATCCATAGGTTTTTAGGCCTTGAAAAGCCTGAGGCCATCCCCTTAGAAGAAATGCAAAGAGTATTGAGATTGTGCAATCAAGGAGAGCTCATAGGGTTATCCAAGGTAATTGTAAAAGAAGGGAATAAAGTACAGGTTGTGTCAGGACCTCTACTGGGCATGGAAGGGCATATCATTAAGGTTGATAAAAGAAAAGGCAGGGCTAAGGTTTGCTTATCTGTACTAGGTGATGCAAAGACTGTGGATTTAGGCATAGAGATCATAAAGGTATCGGAATAA
- a CDS encoding phosphodiester glycosidase family protein, with protein MKLQIMKYTMRRYDTTIHVLEVPKQGVVIMPCLGDRTKRQPVQQIRHSYFEANGYKRIGAVNGGFFDGNRTLPYGMFYVDSGFLLSESWAGDAFLELVHENGKLHIDDITANQLKTKYKKANWAISLSYSLVVGGKMNIMKGDKFPFTNQSHPRTLIGDNQENYIFVVTEGRMTKEKGLTAVESARVMLELGCNTAINADGGGSSAMDVEGKIQNKYYDNRAVADGILIYTKEPYEITGKK; from the coding sequence TTGAAATTACAAATAATGAAGTACACAATGAGAAGGTACGATACTACTATTCATGTACTCGAAGTACCAAAACAAGGTGTTGTCATAATGCCTTGCTTGGGAGATAGAACAAAGCGACAACCGGTGCAACAGATAAGACATTCGTATTTTGAAGCTAACGGATACAAGAGAATCGGTGCAGTTAACGGTGGATTCTTTGATGGAAATAGAACGCTTCCTTACGGAATGTTCTACGTAGACTCTGGATTCCTGCTTTCTGAAAGCTGGGCAGGGGACGCATTTTTAGAGCTAGTTCACGAGAACGGTAAATTACACATTGATGATATTACAGCCAATCAACTGAAAACTAAGTATAAAAAAGCAAATTGGGCAATATCATTGTCATACAGCTTGGTAGTCGGTGGGAAAATGAACATTATGAAAGGTGACAAGTTTCCCTTTACAAACCAATCACATCCCCGGACATTGATAGGTGACAATCAGGAAAATTATATATTCGTTGTAACAGAAGGTAGAATGACTAAAGAAAAAGGATTGACTGCTGTAGAGAGCGCAAGGGTAATGTTAGAACTCGGATGTAATACAGCTATTAATGCGGATGGCGGTGGAAGCTCCGCCATGGATGTAGAAGGCAAGATTCAAAACAAGTACTATGACAACAGAGCTGTAGCGGATGGCATCTTGATCTATACAAAGGAGCCATATGAAATTACGGGAAAAAAGTAG
- the terL gene encoding phage terminase large subunit translates to MNIIHELVQGKQNSERSKIIAVGRRDFREYCNRMNPEFFRESRTFQDKVCKTIQAIYEKKLINPKTNKPYSILVINLPPGHGKSYTAGMFSTWAFGDSVSNQIISVSYNQTLSIRFAKMVREHIQDQEIEGDDNYYVVNSFFPSVKIKDGDGAMNLWSLEGAYMSYLATSFDGSITGMRGNIGIIDDPIKNKSEAVNERVKEAHWDWYKNTFLSRMVEGAIQIIIQTRWATDDLAGRVIANFPEKTYVLEMPVLNEKDEPLCDEILSYDAIMDKKGGIDEDIFEANYLQRPIDKKGSLYKEFKTYDVVDDEAFEDIIAYIDTADEGRDYLCMPIGGVIGRLGYVKDIYYTDEAMEVTEEEVARRLHIYGVKNAIFESNNGGRGFARKVEDILRKKYKNKKCNIKWFFQSKNKKTRILVNSSNVIEQVIMPEDWAKKYNEYYLAMAKYQRKGKNEHDDGPDAITGFVEVINGEVKVKANSIADGYR, encoded by the coding sequence ATGAATATCATTCACGAGTTGGTCCAAGGAAAACAGAATAGTGAAAGATCTAAAATTATAGCTGTAGGGCGACGTGATTTTAGAGAGTATTGCAACCGAATGAATCCTGAATTTTTTAGAGAGTCTAGGACGTTTCAGGATAAGGTATGCAAAACCATACAAGCTATTTATGAAAAAAAGCTCATAAATCCTAAGACCAACAAACCTTATAGCATACTTGTAATTAACCTCCCTCCTGGACACGGGAAAAGTTACACTGCTGGAATGTTTTCTACTTGGGCATTTGGAGACAGTGTCAGTAATCAGATTATATCGGTTTCGTATAATCAAACCCTCTCAATTAGATTTGCCAAGATGGTTAGAGAGCATATACAGGACCAAGAAATCGAAGGTGATGACAACTATTATGTAGTTAATAGTTTCTTTCCATCTGTGAAAATCAAAGACGGTGATGGAGCTATGAACCTTTGGAGTTTAGAAGGAGCATATATGAGTTACCTGGCTACATCCTTTGATGGATCAATTACCGGTATGCGTGGAAACATCGGAATCATTGATGATCCTATAAAAAATAAGTCGGAAGCTGTTAATGAAAGGGTCAAAGAAGCGCACTGGGATTGGTATAAAAACACATTCTTATCCAGGATGGTAGAAGGTGCCATACAAATCATCATCCAAACTAGATGGGCTACAGATGACTTAGCAGGAAGGGTGATAGCAAACTTCCCTGAAAAGACATATGTACTAGAGATGCCTGTACTAAATGAAAAAGATGAACCTTTATGTGATGAGATACTATCCTATGATGCCATCATGGACAAAAAAGGCGGTATCGATGAAGACATCTTTGAAGCAAATTATCTACAAAGGCCTATTGATAAAAAAGGCAGCTTGTACAAAGAGTTCAAAACCTATGATGTTGTGGATGACGAAGCATTTGAAGACATTATTGCGTATATTGATACCGCCGATGAAGGGCGCGACTATCTTTGTATGCCTATCGGTGGCGTAATTGGAAGACTTGGTTATGTGAAAGATATTTATTATACCGATGAAGCAATGGAAGTAACGGAGGAAGAAGTGGCAAGAAGACTTCATATTTATGGCGTTAAAAACGCCATATTTGAGTCCAATAATGGTGGCCGTGGCTTCGCCAGAAAAGTTGAAGATATTCTCAGGAAAAAGTATAAAAACAAGAAATGTAACATCAAATGGTTCTTTCAGAGCAAGAACAAGAAAACTCGAATACTGGTCAATAGTTCTAATGTTATAGAGCAAGTTATCATGCCAGAAGATTGGGCTAAAAAGTACAATGAGTACTATTTAGCTATGGCCAAGTATCAAAGAAAAGGCAAAAACGAGCATGATGATGGTCCAGACGCGATAACTGGATTTGTAGAAGTGATCAATGGCGAAGTCAAGGTAAAGGCAAATAGCATAGCTGATGGATACCGTTAA
- a CDS encoding DUF1073 domain-containing protein, producing MGKRQETKQKKSNSVSSGYKKDFFESSTSSKGTAKGPLSRQKGITRHRMSQWMISDIYAVNGIFQNIVNIPAEDATREWISIAGVEDALAQQIMNKLSNLGAQYNFQEALKFERLRGDGLISIGAKQTGLFKISDPIEISKLTDIDYIHAFSGVKLIDYIENEDVFSPEYGSTELFEIQGAGDTKLVHNDRIIHFATRKIEDEKRGIPLIEILYDLLLIFDNATWSTGQLMYSMVHKRLKTDGVDMSDKELRQNIQNELDFEFNTLSLAVIGKEDDLDYISPSVSLPLKDMYDFLWEMLSAVSRMPKSHIMGQPQGTVTGGQFDSLNYYMRIAGMQEAHVREPLEYLIDLSLLASKSGVGTKSIEPDNVKYKMKFNPLWKLDAETDAKIRKMNAEIDNIYLTHNVRSPDETRKERFNETSMIEKLDMSEEELLKIAREVKKAKEAMDHG from the coding sequence TTGGGAAAAAGACAAGAGACAAAACAAAAGAAAAGTAATAGCGTAAGCAGCGGATACAAAAAAGACTTTTTCGAGTCATCAACCAGTAGTAAGGGAACAGCCAAAGGCCCACTGAGCAGACAAAAGGGCATTACAAGGCACAGAATGAGTCAGTGGATGATATCCGACATCTATGCTGTAAACGGTATATTTCAAAATATAGTGAACATCCCAGCCGAGGATGCAACTAGAGAATGGATTTCTATTGCTGGCGTGGAAGATGCACTGGCACAACAGATCATGAATAAACTCTCCAACCTAGGTGCGCAATACAACTTCCAAGAGGCTCTAAAATTTGAAAGACTTAGGGGTGATGGTCTTATATCTATAGGTGCAAAGCAAACAGGGTTATTCAAGATTTCTGATCCAATAGAGATATCAAAGCTAACTGATATTGACTATATCCACGCTTTTAGTGGAGTCAAGTTAATAGACTATATAGAAAATGAAGATGTGTTCTCACCTGAATATGGAAGTACAGAACTTTTTGAAATTCAAGGAGCTGGAGATACAAAGCTAGTTCACAATGATAGAATTATTCATTTTGCAACAAGAAAAATTGAAGATGAAAAACGTGGCATACCTTTGATTGAAATTCTCTATGATTTGCTATTGATATTTGACAATGCAACATGGTCAACAGGTCAATTGATGTACTCGATGGTGCATAAAAGATTGAAAACCGATGGCGTAGATATGTCAGACAAGGAACTGAGACAGAACATACAAAATGAATTAGACTTTGAATTCAATACGTTAAGTCTTGCTGTGATAGGTAAAGAAGATGACCTAGATTATATATCCCCCTCGGTAAGCTTACCCCTGAAAGATATGTACGATTTTCTCTGGGAAATGTTATCTGCTGTGAGTCGAATGCCAAAATCACACATCATGGGTCAACCCCAAGGAACTGTGACAGGTGGGCAGTTTGATAGTCTGAATTACTATATGAGAATAGCAGGAATGCAAGAAGCACATGTAAGAGAGCCTTTGGAATACTTAATAGACCTATCACTTTTAGCGAGTAAAAGTGGAGTTGGGACAAAGTCGATTGAACCCGATAACGTGAAGTACAAAATGAAATTCAATCCCCTGTGGAAGTTAGACGCTGAGACTGATGCAAAGATTAGAAAGATGAATGCTGAGATAGATAACATTTATCTTACTCATAATGTTAGATCACCGGACGAAACCAGGAAAGAGCGCTTTAACGAAACCTCAATGATTGAAAAACTAGATATGAGTGAGGAAGAGCTACTTAAAATTGCAAGAGAAGTAAAAAAAGCAAAAGAGGCGATGGACCATGGCTAA
- a CDS encoding phage protein Gp27 family protein, producing MTKERQRNRIKSRVDELPEEIRQLLDDRLADVNFTYHEIADEITELGYEISKSSVGRYALRQNAVVQRMKEVAEQTRIIVDAAKKNNNFDAIGATTSMLTIGLAQKIATAQEEIENMPIEKAARIVVALERSAVYKEKV from the coding sequence ATGACTAAAGAAAGACAAAGAAACAGAATCAAGTCAAGGGTAGATGAATTACCAGAAGAGATAAGACAGTTATTAGACGATAGACTAGCTGATGTTAACTTTACTTATCATGAAATTGCGGATGAAATAACTGAATTAGGATATGAAATATCAAAATCCAGTGTTGGAAGATATGCATTGCGTCAAAATGCAGTTGTGCAAAGAATGAAGGAAGTAGCTGAACAAACAAGGATTATTGTAGATGCAGCTAAAAAGAACAACAATTTTGATGCCATTGGAGCAACAACTTCAATGTTGACTATTGGCCTAGCACAAAAGATTGCTACAGCTCAAGAAGAAATAGAAAACATGCCAATTGAAAAAGCAGCAAGAATTGTTGTCGCATTAGAACGAAGTGCAGTGTATAAAGAGAAAGTTTAA
- a CDS encoding 3D domain-containing protein, whose protein sequence is MASTNTTVKEHQKQNEELWMQIDKLNLEKDLLNKNIINEKELIKELQEQIERLEVIRAKVTAYSPSDDRNGINADANPSITSTGKTPGKIYAAADPKRLPYGTKIYIPNFGEVEIQDTGGALRNDKKNVRIDIFKETYEGAIAWGIQDLDIRLVY, encoded by the coding sequence ATGGCTAGTACGAATACTACTGTAAAAGAACACCAGAAACAAAATGAAGAGCTATGGATGCAGATTGATAAGCTGAATTTGGAAAAAGATTTATTGAATAAAAACATAATTAACGAAAAAGAGCTCATCAAAGAACTTCAGGAACAAATAGAGAGATTAGAAGTAATTAGAGCTAAAGTAACGGCCTACAGCCCTAGTGATGATCGAAATGGAATAAATGCAGATGCTAATCCCAGCATAACATCAACAGGAAAAACACCAGGTAAAATATATGCAGCAGCAGATCCCAAGCGCCTCCCTTATGGCACTAAGATATACATACCTAACTTTGGAGAAGTAGAGATTCAAGATACTGGGGGAGCTTTAAGAAATGATAAGAAAAATGTAAGGATAGACATATTCAAGGAGACTTATGAGGGTGCAATTGCATGGGGAATACAGGATTTAGATATTAGATTAGTATACTAA
- a CDS encoding N-acetylmuramoyl-L-alanine amidase family protein, which produces MALDAGHGVDTYPPNKGVPGLPEFAFNSAVVGMAKELAEHNGFKVVLVQPLNGKEVPLSHRVETANAEKVDLYLSTHADASGNAGVRGHWSFYWGTSANSKKFAEIWKKNAKELLENPSRGIIGSQLNHWTNFYVLRATNMPANLSENGFMTNPLDKELLLSSAFRKNAARAQIKTACEFFGLPFKDLHQEKKEEQTLEDRHEVITESLNVRNDVMGTIIGKFKAGYKVDKLFDFDGTWWVVRRGELIGFVNSNFLK; this is translated from the coding sequence ATAGCATTAGATGCAGGGCATGGCGTAGACACATACCCACCGAATAAGGGCGTCCCTGGACTGCCAGAGTTTGCTTTCAATAGCGCAGTAGTAGGGATGGCGAAGGAATTAGCAGAACACAACGGCTTTAAAGTTGTATTAGTACAACCATTGAACGGGAAAGAGGTTCCCCTCTCACACCGAGTCGAAACGGCGAACGCTGAAAAAGTAGATTTATATCTATCCACTCACGCGGATGCAAGCGGTAACGCTGGAGTTAGAGGACATTGGTCCTTTTACTGGGGCACATCTGCAAACTCTAAAAAATTCGCTGAGATATGGAAAAAAAATGCAAAAGAGCTTCTAGAGAATCCATCGAGAGGCATAATAGGTAGTCAATTAAATCACTGGACAAATTTCTATGTTTTACGAGCGACAAATATGCCAGCAAACTTGTCTGAAAATGGGTTCATGACAAACCCACTTGACAAAGAATTACTCCTTTCAAGTGCCTTCCGAAAGAATGCAGCACGGGCACAAATCAAAACGGCATGTGAGTTCTTTGGGCTACCTTTCAAAGATTTACACCAGGAGAAAAAAGAAGAACAAACTCTTGAAGATAGGCATGAAGTTATTACTGAGTCCCTGAATGTTAGAAATGATGTAATGGGAACAATCATAGGTAAATTTAAAGCAGGGTATAAGGTTGACAAGTTGTTTGATTTTGATGGTACCTGGTGGGTAGTGAGACGTGGAGAGTTGATTGGATTTGTTAATTCCAACTTCCTCAAATAA
- a CDS encoding Mor transcription activator family protein has translation MENWLEKITIDDLDEPYYTIATKIGFEATLELAKMVQGSQIYFPTIVKSCDPKRKELIKEEFNGYNYRELAAKYGFTERWVREICSELVKKERNKPHHSQLSLF, from the coding sequence ATGGAAAATTGGTTAGAAAAGATTACGATAGATGATTTGGATGAACCTTATTATACGATAGCAACCAAAATAGGATTCGAAGCTACATTAGAGTTAGCTAAGATGGTTCAAGGAAGTCAAATATATTTCCCTACGATTGTGAAGTCCTGTGACCCCAAGAGAAAAGAGCTCATAAAAGAAGAATTTAATGGATATAATTATCGTGAGTTAGCTGCAAAGTACGGCTTTACTGAGAGATGGGTAAGGGAAATATGTTCGGAGTTGGTTAAAAAAGAAAGAAACAAACCGCATCACAGTCAACTGTCACTGTTCTGA